The DNA window GATACGCCGGAGATCAATCTATCCGAGATCGCCCTCCAGGGAGCCTCCGTCTATCGCGTCAACGGCCTGATCGACGATTGCGGAAAGCTCGTTGCGCAGGGCCGCGAGACGACAGGATGGTTCGACGTCTCGACGCTCAAAGAGCCCTACCGGATCGAGGGCAAGAAGACGATGGGGCTGGAGCTTGCGGAACAGCTCGGCTGGGAGCTTCCCGACGTGATCTTCTATCCCACGGGTGGCGGCACCGGCCTGATCGGTATGTGGAAGGCTTTCGACGAGCTGGAGGCTATCGGCTTCATCGGCAGCAAGCGTCCGCGCATGGTTGCCGTTCAGGCGGAAGGCTGCGCTCCGATGGTCCGGGCCTTCGAAGACGGCACGGAGACGGCCACGCGCTGGGAGAATGCCCACACGCTCGCATGGGGAATTCGCGTGCCGCAGGCCGTGGGCGACTTTCTCATTCTACGCGCGGTGAGGGACAGCGGTGGTTTCGCCATGGCGGTCTCGGACGAGGCCATCACGGACGCGGTCGCATCCGTCGCGCGCGACGACGGCCTCCTGCTGAGCCCGGAAGGAGGCGCAACCGTTGTGGCCTATCGACAGGCGCTCACCGACGGCCGGGTGCGCAGGGATGAGCGTGTCGTGCTGTTCAATTGCGCGACCGGTCTGAAATATCCCCTGCCGCCGATGCACGCGTCTCTCGACCGCACCAAGCCGATCGATTTCGCCAAGCTCGCATGAGTGTCCCCCGTCGCGAGACGGCAATGATCCACTCCGACAGCGTGGTCTTCAACAAGGCTCACCCACGGCCGGTGAGCCTTAGAATTTTATGCTGCTCCGAATAGGATCCATAGAACGGTCTCGACGCGTGCCGGGCCATGATGAGAACGATCTTCTGAATTTCACTCATTGCCTCGAAGATGCTGTCCGTTTGACTGCGCGACCTGTAAATTGAAGGGAGATGGCAGCAGGTACAGACGACACCATGTCTCAGGGACATTCGCGCTCACCGCGCAAGATGATTCTCGGAATACTTGTGTTCTGGCTCGCCGTCGGAGCAGCCGTCGCCGGCAGGGTTGCCTATTTCGATCAGATCACCGCGACTGCCACGGCAAGGCCGCTCTGACGGAGCCTCCAGCCGCTTTTCAGTGATTCAACACTGCGCGAACAAACTGTTCGTTGGCGGGGGAGAGCGGCTTCTGCGCGTGGGAAGCGTTGAGCGACCGCTCCTGGATGTCGTTCGGTGCGGCAACGGATGCCCCGATGGCGATGATCAATGGACCGTCCTCGGGCAGATCGATGCCGCGCGCCACATTCCCGATCGTCGAATGCACGCTGTCCTGATCGTCTCGCGACACGTTGCTGATGGCCACGACCGGCGTGTCGGACGGAAGGCCGCTCTCGACCATCCGGGTCGCCAGCTTGGATGCCGTGCGCCGGCCCATATAGACGACCGTCGTCGCAAGAGGGTCCGCCAGGGCTGCAAGATTCAGGCTCTCGGGTAGATCCCCATGCCGGTCATGCGCGGTGATGAACTGCACCCGTTGAGCATGATCGCGATGGGTCAGAGAAGCGTTGAGTGAGGCCGCCGCTGCGCTCGCGGTCGTGATGCCGGGAACGACCCGAACCGGAACGCCGGCTTCCCGGCAGGCCGCGACCTCCTCGCCGGTGCGGCCGAAGATGGCGGGATCCCCGCCCTTGAGACGAACGACGCGCTCGCCTGCAAGCGCCAGATCGACGATGAGGGCGTTGATGTCGTCCTGGCGGCATGATGCGCCATGGCCCTCCTTGCCGACATGGACCCGGCGGGCCTCCCGGCGCGCCAGTTCGAGGATGGCCGGCGTGACAAGGCGGTCGTAGACGATCACGTCGGCCGCCTGCAGCTCGCGCATCGCCTTCAGGGTCAGGAGTTCGGGATCGCCCGGACCCGCGCCGACGATGACAACCTCACCTGGTCCTCGCCTCTCCGATCCTTCTTCGCCAAGCTCGCGTGCGAGGCGATCCAAAGTCCCGTTTCGGTCTTGCGATCCGTTCGCGAATGCGACATCGACGAACTGCTCCCAGAACCGACGTCGACCCGACTTCGACGGGACGATGTCCCGCAGGCGATCACGGAAGGCCTTTGCAGCCTGCGCCCACGCGCCGAGCGAGGGAGGCAGAACCGCCTCGATGCGGCGACGAATGGCCTGGCCCAGGATGGGAGCCGCGCCATCGGTCGATATGGACACGACGACCGGAGCGCGATTGACGATGGTGCCGAACTGGAAATCGCAGAAGGCCGGTTTGTCGACGACGTTGACGAGCGCGCCGTGCCGGCGCGCCGCTTCGGCGAAGTTTGCGGCGTCCTGCCGGTCCTCGATGTCCGCGATCGCGACAGAGACTCCGGCGAGATCCGCCTCACGCCACGAACGTCGCATCAGGGTGAGGCGCGTCGGATCGTTTCGAACGACGGAGCGAAGCTCAGGCGAGGGGTTCTCCGCAACGATCCTGACGGTGCCGCCGGCTGCCGCGAGGAGTTCGGCCTTCCAGGCGATGCCGTCCGATCCTCCAACGACAAGAATCGAGCGCCCGGCGAGATCGACGAAGAGCGGCAGCTTCGGCAGGGCGTTGAGGCGTGCGGGACGCCGATCGTCGGCGCGAGCGGGCACGCTCATTCCGCCGCCTCGGCCAGAGGGCCCGTGTTGGCGTGAAAATCGCGACCGTTGCCCGTTGCGGCCACGATCCCGGCGCGGATGACGAAATCCCCGAACCTCTCGGCGACCTTTCGGCCATGGGCGTAGGCCGCGAAGAGCGGGTCGAGAGCGGCGATGATCTCGTCGTGCTGCAGGTCGGCCGCATAGAGCTTCGAGAGGCGGGACCCGTCGAAGGCGCCGCCGAGATAGAGATTGTACCGACCCGGGCCTTTGCCCACGAGGCCGATCTCCGCGATATACGGGCGGGCGCAGCCATTGGGGCAACCGGTCATGCGGATCGTGATCTCGTCCTCGGCGAGGCCGCGAAGGCTGAGGCGCTCCTCGAGCGCCGTCACGAGCGAGGGCAGGTAGCGCTCGCTCTCGGCCAGCGCCAGACCGCAGGTCGGCAGGGCCACGCAGGCCATCGCGTTGCGCCGCAGCGCCGTGGCATGGCTCGTCAGGCCATGATCCTCGACGAGCGCTTCGATCTGCGCGCGCTTCCCCGGTGAGACATTGGCCACGATCACGTTCTGGTTCGCCGTGAGGCGGAACTCGCCGTCGTGGATCTCGGCGATCCGACGGAAGCCCGTCAGGAGGGAAGGGCCGCCCGGAATGTCGCGCAGACGGCCGTTCTCGATGAAGAGCGTCAAGTGGGAGCGGCCGTCTTCGCCCTCGACCCACCCGTAGCGATCGCCGTTGTTGTCGAACCGGAAAGGCTGCGGCTTGCCCAGGGCTTTGCCGATGCGACGCTCGACCTCGGCGCGGAACGCGTCGAGGCCCCGATCCTCGATGGTGTACTTGAGGCGCGCATGCTTGCGGAGCGTGCGGTCGCCCCAGTCGCGCTGCACCGTCACCACAGCCTCCGCCACGGCAAGGGCGTCTTCGGGCCGGCAGAAGCCCAGCACGTCGGCCGTGCGGGGATAGGTGTCCTCCTCACCGTGGGTCATGCCCATGCCGCCGCCGACCGTCACGTTCCAGCCCTTGACCTCGCCCTTCTTGCCGAGGATCGCGATGAAGCCGAGATCCTGTGCGAAGATGTCGACCTCGTTCGACGGCGGAACCGCCACCACCGTCTTGAACTTCCGCGGCAGGTAGGTCCGACCGTAGACGGGTTCGATGACCTCTTCTCCGCCGACGACCTTCTCCCCGTCGAGCCAGATCTCCCGATAGGCCGGCGTTTGCGGCAGGAGATGCTCGGAGATCGACCGGGCGAGATCAAGGGCCGCCGCGTGGGCGCGGGACTGATGCGGATTGGTCGAGGCCAGCACGTTGCGGTTGACGTCGCCGCAGGCGGCGAGCGTATCGAGAAGGGCCGCGTCGATGGCCTTCATGGTTGCCTTCAGGTTCGACTTGATCACGCCATGGAACTGGAACGTCTGCCGGGTCGTCAGGCGCAACGTTCCATTGGCGTAATCCTGGGCGATCCGATCGAGCTGCAGCCACTGGGCCGGCGTGCAGACGCCGCCCGGTATGCGCAGGCGGATCATGAACGAAAAGGCCTTCTCGAGCTTCTTCTTCGTCCGCTCGGCCCGCAGATCCCGGTCGTCCTGCAGATACATGCCGTGGAACTTGACCAGCTGCTGGTCGTCTTCGGTGATTGCCCCGGTGACGATGTCGGTGAGGCCTTCCGCGAGCGTCCCGCGCAGATAGCCGCTTGCCTCTTTGATGCGCTCGTTGCGCGAGAGTTCCTTGGACATCGTTCGTGCTTCTCAATAAACGTCTTGGTGATAGCGCCGGCCGCGCTCGAGTTCCGTGACGGCGTGTTCGGCCGCCTCGGGGGAAAGGGCCTTCACGTCGGCGAAGGCTGCAACGAGGGCGGCGCGAACATCCTTCGCCATCGCCTTGGCGTCGCCGCAGACATAGACCTGCGCACCGTTGTCCAGCCAGTCGACGAGGTCGCGGCGCTGCTCCCAGAGGCGGTGCTGCACATATACCTTCTGTGGCGTGTCGCGCGAGAAGGCGAGGTCGAGCCGGGCGAGCGATCCGTCCCTCAGGGCATCCTGCCATTCCAGCTGATAGAGGAAATCGTGCGTGTAGCGCCGGTCGCCGAAGAACAGCCAGGATCTGCCGCCTGCTCCAAGGGCACGCCGTTCCTGCACGAAGGCGCGGAAGGGAGCAATGCCGGTTCCCGGGCCGATCATGATGATGTCGGTGGAAGGCTCTGGCAGCCGGAAATGCTTGTTGGGCTTTAGGCGAACGCGGGCGGCCGCGCCCGCCTTGAGGCGGTCCGCCACGAAGGTCGACGCGACACCCCGGCGCACGCGCCCATGGGCTTCATAGCGGACAGCTGCGATGAGAAGATGCGCCTCGTCGCCGACCTCCCTGCGCGAGGACGCGATGGAATAGGCCCGCGGCGGGAGAGGCCGGGTGAGCGCCGTGAGTTGCTGGGCGGTCAGCGTGACGGGGTAGGCTTCGACGAGATCGATGAACTGGCGTCCGTCGATCCAGGAGCGCGCCTGTCCCTCATCCAGGAGCCTGCGGAGCTCCGCATGGCCGGTCTCGGCCGCGAAGGTTTCGAGGGTCTTGACCGCGAGGGTCGTGATGTCGCGCTCGGTCGTCAATGTGGTGCGCAAGCTGTCATCGGCCTGCAGTCCTGTCGCCGCGAGAACGGCGTCCACGAGGGCCGGGTCGTTCTCGGGAAACAGCTCGAGCGCGTCGCCGGGCTCATAAGCCGGCGCGGCGCCGTCGAAGCCGAGCGCCAGGTGAATCGTCTCCTTGTCGGAGCGCGAGGAACTCAGGTTGACATGCTCGATCACCTCGCCGATCACGGCATCCCGGCTCGGCTCGACGCTGACGCGGGGGCCGAAATCGACCGACACCACGTTGCCCGAACTCTCCTGGGCCGGACTCTCCTGGGCCGGTGCGAAGGCTGCGAGCGTGGTCTTGATCCAGGCCGCGGCGGGCGCCTCGAAATCCAGGTCGCAATCGACCCTGTCTGCCGCGCGTACGGCGCCGAGTTCGGCCAGCCGCGCATCGAGGGCTTTGCCGACGCCGCAGAATTCCGCATAGGCGGTGTCGCCCAGCGCCAGGACGGCGAAGCTCGTACCTTCGAGACGAGGCGCCGATGGTCCCATGAGAGCCGCATAGGCCCGGGCAGCACGCCCCGGCGGCTCGCCTTCGCCCCAGGTGGCGGCGATCACCACCAGCTTTCCGTGCTGCGGCAGGTCGGCCACGTCGAGATCGGCGAAATCGACGATCTTCGGCTTGAAGCCGTCCTTGCGGGCGAGCTTCGCCACGTCCTGGGCCAGCCGCTCCGCATTGCCCGACTCGCTGGCGAAGAGGATCGTGAGCGGCTCTGACGCACGGGCAGGTGCATCCACCCGGGGGAGGGGCGCCTGACCCGCATCGATCCCGGCCAGGAAGCCCGCGAGCCATGCGCGCTGAATGGGAGAAGCGGCGCTCAGGACGCGATCGAGGCTGAGCCGGTCGTCGTCCCCGAAGGGCGCGGTTTGAGGCAGAAGAGCAAATGCTGACATGGCTTCAGTTTCGCGCTCAGCTCTGGATGAAGTCAATGAAACGTTCTTTTTAAAGAACCAGTTCCGGAAGAAAATTCTTTTGTCTCGGCTGGCCCGCGGAGAAGAGAATTCTGCGGAACCCGGGGCTTGGCTAGAAAGGGGTAGGTGCGCACCCGGCTCGGGACCGTGTCAGGCCTCAGGCCGTGATCTCGATCGGCAGTGCCGTCGTGGACTTCACCCGTTCGACGCTGAAGCGCGAACTGACGTTCTTCAAGGGGACGATGCCGATCAAACGCTTGTAGAACAGGTCGTAGGCCTTGACGTCCGGAACGACCACCCGCAGCAGGTAATCCACGTCCCCGGCCATGCGGTGGAACTCGACCACCTCACTCATGGTCGAGATCGTCGTTGCGAAGCGCTCCAAGGATTCCTGCGTGTGGTCGCCGGCCTCGACGCAGACGAAGACCGTCAGGCCAAGCCCGAGCTTCTCCGGGTCCAGAAGGGCCACCCGGCGTTGAATCACCCCCTGGGCTTCGAGGCGCTGGATGCGTTTCCAGCACGGAGTTTGGGAGAGGCCGACCCGGTGGCCGATGTCAGCGACAGAAAGTGTGCCATCTTGCTGAAGAAGATCTAAAATTTTTCGGTCGATGCGGTCCATCTCTGCATCCCGTACTTCGATGAATATTGCTCCCCTCGCTTTTCACGTTTCAGGGAAAAATATTCTCTTCTTGCGACGTCCTGGCCGAGACGGCGAGCGGTCCGCGCCCCGGTTCAGTACAGCCTGACCTTGACACCGTTCGTTATTAAGAACAAGTTCGATTTTGCGCTTTGGAGAATTTGACGATGGATATGGGCTCAGGAGGCGTGCAGGCCGACGCTTTGGCCCGCGCCATGAAAGAAGTGGGCCTCGCGGAACGCCTTGCCCTCGCGTCGCGTGCGATCAACGGCCGGCTGGTCTTCACGACCAGCTTCGGTCTTGAAGACCAGGCGATCACCCATGCGATCTTCAGGGCGGGTCTCGACATTCACATCGAGCTCGTGACTCTCGACACCGGCCGGCTGTTTCCCGAGACCTATGACCTCTGGGCGCAGACGGAGGAGCGCTACGGGCGTCGGATCAACGCGGTCAGTCCCGACTGTTCCGACCTGGAGGCCCTGGTGGCCCGCCAGGGCGTCAACGGTTTCCGTCACTCGGTCGAGGCCCGGAAAGCCTGCTGCGACATCCGCAAGGTCGAGCCCCTGGGCCGGGCTCTCGCTGGGGCGGCCGGATGGGTCACGGGTCTTCGCGCCGAACAATCCGCCTTTCGCGCGGCCGTGCCGCTGGCCTTGCAGGACGAAGGGTATCGCCTGATCAAGCTCAATCCCCTGGCGGATTGGAGCCGACAGGACCTCGTCCGCTATGTCACCGACAACGCCGTTCCTTACAATCCGCTGCACGACCAGGGATACCCATCCATCGGCTGCGCACCCTGCACCCGGGCGGTTCGTCTCGGCGAGCCCGAGCGTGCAGGCCGCTGGTGGTGGGAGCAGGAGGCCAAGAAGGAATGTGGCCTGCATCTCGTGCCGACCCAGAGAATTCAGGAGCATTCCCATGATCGGCGGGCGTGACGCGGGAGATGTGCGCTACGCAAAGCGGTCCGAGCCTCAAGGGGCTCTGTCCGAGGGCAAGGGGCTGCGGTCGGACTTGACCCATCTCGACCGCCTTGAAGCGGAAAGCATCTACATCATGCGCGAGGCCGTCGCCGAAAGCGACAATCCCGTCATGCTGTATTCCATCGGCAAGGACTCTTCGGTCCTGCTGCACCTTGCTCTCAAGGCGTTCTATCCGGCAAGGCTGCCGTTTCCCCTTCTGCATGTGGACACGACCTGGAAGTTTCGCGAAATGATCGCTTTCCGGGACCGACGCGCGCGCGAACTCGGGATTGATCTTCTGGTGCACACCAATCAGGACGGTCTTGCCCGCAACATCGGTCCGATCAGCCATGGCTCGGAAGTGCATACCGACGTCATGAAAACCCAGGCGCTCAAGCAGGCGCTCGAGCAGTACGAGTTCGATGCCGCGTTCGGCGGCGCCCGTCGCGACGAGGAGAAGTCGCGAGCCAAGGAACGGGTGTTCTCGCTGCGCAACGCCCATCACCGCTGGGATCCCAAGCGCCAGCGGCCCGAGCCCTGGCAGCTCTATAACGGACGCAAGCGCCGAGGCGAGAGCCTGCGCGTCTTTCCACTCTCCAATTGGACTGAGCTCGACATCTGGCTCTACATCCACCGGGAGAACATCCCCATCGTTCCGCTCTATTTTGCCGCCGAGCGTCCGGTTGTGGAGCGGGACGGCATGCTCATCCTCGTGGATGATGAAAGATTGCCGCTTCATCCGGGCGAGCGGCCGCAACTGCGGTCCGTGCGGTTCAGGACGCTCGGCTGCTACCCCCTGACCGGGGCCGTGGAGAGCACCGCGTCCACTCTCCCCGACATCATTCGCGAGACGCTCGAGGCGCGGACGTCCGAACGCCATGGACGCGCCATCGACAAGGACACCGCGGCGTCCATGGAACGCAAGAAGCAAGAGGGCTACTTCTGATGTCGGTTCATCTCGAACCCGAGAGTTTCAAGCTGGAGGATTATCTCGCGGCGCATGAGCGCAAGAGCCTGTTGCGGTTCATCACCTGCGGCTCCGTCGACGATGGAAAGTCCACGCTGATCGGCCGCCTGCTGTACGAGTCCAAGCGTTTGTTCGACGACCAGCTCGCAACGCTCGAGCGCGACTCGCGCAGGCACGGAACGCAGGATGGCGGCATCGACTTTGCCCTTCTGGTCGATGGGCTGGCCAGTGAACGCGAGCAGGGCATCACCATCGATGTCGCCTATCGCTTCTTCTCGACAGACCAGCGGAGCTTCATCGTGGCCGACACTCCCGGCCATGAGCAATACACGCGCAACATGGCCACGGGTGCGTCGACGGCCGATGTCGCCATCCTGCTCATCGATGCGCGCAAGGGCATCACGCGCCAGACGCGCCGCCACGCCCTTCTCGTGTCGATGCTCGGGATCCGTCACGTGGCCCTGGCGATCAACAAGATGGATCTCGTGGCGTGGTCCAGGGAGAAATTCGACCAGATCGGAGCGGAGTTCCGGGCCTTCGCGGTCAATCTGGGCTTCGATCGGATCGACGCCATCCCGGTATCGGCTCTCAACGGCGACAACGTGGTCGAACCGTCGTCACAGGCCGGCTGGTACGAGGGGCCGACGCTGCTTGCCTATCTCGAAACCATCGAGGTCGAGCAGAAGGCCGATGCGGAGCCGTTCCGCATGCCGGTCCAGTGGGTCAATCGGCCGAGCCCGAACTTCCGCGGGTTCGCCGGCATCGTCACGAGCGGTCGGATCCGGCCGGGATCGCGAGTGCGGATCCTGCCCTCCGGGCTTGAGACTGCCGTTGACCGGATCGTGACGATGGACGGCGACCTGGCCGAGGCGATTACCGGGCAATCCGTCACACTCACCCTGTCCGACGAGGTGGATATCTCCCGAGGAGACGTCATCGCTTCGGTGGAGCGACAGGCGCAGGTTTCCGACAGGATCGAAGCCCGCCTGTTCTGGATGGCCACGGAGCATTTGAAAGAAGGCGATCAGTTTCTTCTGAAGCTCGGGGCAGCGGCCGTGCCCGCGCGGGTCGTGCGCGTGCGGCAGCGAATCGATCTCGCATCGCTCGCCTCCGTGCCCGTGTCGTCGCTCGGGCCCAACGATATCGGCCACGTGGTTCTCGCCCTGGACCAGCCTGTCGCCTTCGACCCGTACGCGCAGAGCCGTCGCACCGGCGGCTTCATCCTCATCGACCGGGAGAGTTTCGACACGGTTGCGATTGGTCTCGTGGATGGCGCCGCTTCGGAACAGCCGGTCAATCTCGACGTGGTCCGGACCAATGCTCCGCTGGCCTGGATCAAGTGGACCGGCGAGCAAAAGCGGCGGAGCGCTCTCAAGGCCATGTCGTGGCGGGTCATCGGATCCGTTGCAACCATCGGTGCCGCGGTCGTCCTGACCCAGGACGTTCGCCTGGCGGCAGCGATCGGCGCGACCGAGGTCGTGACCAAGCTCGTGCTATATTACGGCCACGAGCGCCTGTGGGCCCGCATCCGCTACGGCCTGTCCGTCGCCACCGGGAAGCATGGCGGCGGGCCGCAGAGCTCGAGCGTCAATTAGAGGCGCGATCCTCGCCCCGCACATTCATCATCGTGTCAAATGCCCTGAGCCGTCGGGAGGCCGTGGCCGGGCAAGGTTGAAGGAAGACCCATGAGCGAGCGTTCCCCGCGAAACCGGTCCCTGCATGCGCAGACCCGACTTGTCCATGACGGCACGCTGCGCTCGGATTTCGGCGAGACCTCCGAGGCGCTCTTCCTCACGCAGGGCCACGTCTATGAAAGCGCCGAGGACTGCGAAGCCCGCTTTACCGGGGAGAGTCCCGGGTTTCTCTACGCCCGCTTCTCGAACCCGACCGTCACGATGTTCGAGCAGCGGATGGCCTCCTTCGAAGGCGCTGAAGCCGCGCGCGCGACCGCGACCGGCATGGCCGCCGTGACGGCGGCCCTCATGGGCCTGCTGCAGGCGGGCGACCACATCGTTGCGGCCCGGGCCCTCTTCGGCTCCTGCCGCTATGTCGTGGCCGAACTCCTGCCGCGATTCGGCGTGGCCGCCACTCTGGTCGACGGAACGGATCTCGATGCGTGGCGCAACGCGGTGCGGCCGGAGACGAAAGTGTTTTTCCTGGAAAGCCCGGCCAATCCCACGCTCGAAGTCATCGACATCGAAGCCGTCGCGGGCATCGCCCGCCGGGCCGGAGCGAAATTCGTGGTCGACAACGTGTTCTCATCCCCGATCTGGCAAAAGCCGCTGCGGCTCGGTGCCGATTGCGTGGTGTATTCGGCCACCAAGCATATCGACGGGCAGGGGCGCTGCCTCGGCGGCGTAATTCTTGCCTCCGAGGAGTTCATCCAGACCCACGTTCACACCCTGCTGCGGCAGACCGGCCCGTCGATGTCGCCGTTCAACGCCTGGGTGCTTCTGAAGAGCCTGGAAACGCTGCCCCTGCGGGTGGAGCGCCAGACCCTGACGGCCGCCGCCGTCGCCGATGCCCTGGCGGGACATTCCAAGATCCGCCGCCTGATCTATCCGGGCCGGGCCGATCATCCGCAGGCGGACATCATTGCCCGGCAGATGACGGGCGGCTCGACCCTGATCGCCCTGGAGATCGAAGGAGGCAAGGCCGGGGCCTTCCGCTTCCTGAACGCCCTCGAACTCATCCGGATCTCCAACAATCTCGGCGATGCCAAGAGCCTCATCACCCATCCGGCCACGACGACGCACCAGCGCTTCACACCGGAGGAGAGGGCGGAGATGGGAGTCTCCGAAGGGCTGGTCAGGCTGTCGATTGGCCTTGAGCACGAGGATGACCTGATCGACGATCTGCTGCAGGCGCTCGAGCCGGTTTGATGGTTATCGGACGAGGTCCGGATCCGTGACGACGGGCCTGCTGGAATCCTGCGCCCATTCCGACATCGAGCCGTCGTAGAGCCTGACGTCCGGCCGCCCGAGCAATGCCGAGAGAACGAACCAGTTGGTCGAGGCGAGGTGGCCGGTGTTGCAGTAGCTGATCACCGGTCCGGGCGGTATGTCGCCGAAGAGCCGTTCGAGGTCGGCGAAGGGCCGCAACTGACCCGTGCCCGGCTGGAAGGCCTTCGCCTGATCCAGATGGACGGCGCCCGGCAGGCGGCCGGCGCGGGCGACTTGCGGACTTTTGTCTCGGCCCTCGAACTGCGCCTGCGAGCGCCCGTCGAGAAGTGTCGCTTCGGTTCGCTCAAGGGCCGTCTCGACGGCATCGATCTTGGCTCTCGAGCCTTCGTCGAGCCGGACGGGGTAAGGGGCGCTTTCCGTCGGCACCGCCGGTCCTGTTTCGACTGCATTTCCGCTGTCGTGCCAGGCCCGGTAGCCGCCGTCGAGGATCGAGACCCGCTCATGACCTGCGGTCTTCAAGGTCCAGAAGACCCGGGCCGCCGCACTGAAATCGGATGGAGCCTCTCCGGCCGACACAATGATCGCCTGGCGCTCGGGTGTGAGGCCGATGCGGCTCAGGATGCCGGATAAGTGCGCAATGTCCGGCAGAAGGCCGCCGGCGCCTCCCGCCGCGACACGCCAGCCGTCCGCGGCGTAGTCGCTGTGAACGGCGCCGGGGATGTGCCCCGCCTCGAAGGACGCCCGGCCGCCGCTCTCCGTCGACCGGATATCCACGACCAGGATCGATCGATCGCCGGGACGACCGGTGAGCCATTCGAGAGAGACGAGCGGTGCCGTGGTCATGGTCAGCAGAGGCCGAGAGCAGGGACAGGGATGGGATCAGTTCGCCTTCGGCTGCGGCACGATGCGCAGATAGGGCTTGGGCGCCTTCCAGCCGCCCGGATAGAGTCCCTTGGCCTCCTCGTCCGAGACCGAGCCCGCGATGATGACGTCCTCGCCTTGCTTCCAGTTCGCCGGAGTCGCAACGCGATGCTTTGCCGTGAGCTGGAGGGAGTCGATGACCCGCAGCACCTCGTCGAAGTTGCGGCCCGTGGTCATGGGATAGACCAGGACCAGCTTGATCTTCTTGTCCGGGCCGATGATGAAGACGTTGCGGACCGTCTGGTTGTCGGCGGCCGTCCGCCCCTCCGCCGTGTCGCCTGCTTGGGCCGGCAGCATGCCATAGAGCTTTGAAATCGAGAGGTCCTGGTCGCCGATGATCGGATAATTGACGGCCGCCCCTTGCGTCTCTTCGATGTCGCGCGCCCAGGCCGCGTGCTTCTCGACCGGATCGACGGAAAAGCCGATCACCTTCACGCCGCGTCGGTCGAATTCCGGCTTCAGGCGCGCCACTTCGCCCAATTCGGTGGTGCAGACGGGCGTGAAGTTTTTCGGATGAGAAAACAGTACCGCCCAGGAATCGCCGATCCACTCATGGAAACGGATGGGGCCATCCGTCGTGACCGTTTCGAAGTCAGGGGCGGTCTGTCCGATTTGAAGTGTCATCGCGGGATTCCTTCTGCGCAGTGCATCTGTTGGCTGATCGTCAAGTCTACAAAGCAGGGTGCAGTCTCACTCTTCCGATCCCGTGCGCGCTGCCGATTCGCGGTCGTTCCCAAGAAGCAAGTTACAAACCCTCGCGGAGCCCGGCACGAGAGTCGAAACGACCCCAGTGCCTGACGAGACGGTGCGGGCCAGCCGGTGCATGTTCTCGCGCCCGACTGGCCTGATGGAAGTGTTGTTCCAGCGGGAGCAGGAGTCAATAAAAATGTTCTTTTTAAAGAACAACTTTTTAGGGTAAGATTCATCTCCGGAACGGAGCCTTCGTGGCACAACGTTCTCGAAGAGCGTAGTTTTGGCTCAAACCAGACAAGAAATCGCCGGCTTCCGCAACGGCGGCTGAAATAAGAATGATCGTGCGTTGTGGAGGCACAAACGAGAACGATTTTCCTTCGAATGACTTGCCGGACTGAAATAGATTTCCACGATCAGGCCAGTCCGAGGTGCATCAACGGCATCATTGATCTCGAAATTGAGAAGGGGCCGCCTCGCTCAATTTGACAATCGTTCTTTTTAACGGAT is part of the Microvirga terrae genome and encodes:
- a CDS encoding threonine synthase → MNANANLITERPTFVTHLECSWTGEIYEADKPHNLSRAGKPLLVRYDLKGVRAALSKDELSQRPNDLWRWRELLPVRRAADIVSLGETTTPLVPLARSKVGGGGEVLVKDEGRLPTGSFKARGLVMAVSMAKAFGIGHLAMPSNGNAGAALAAYASRAGMRATVFCPEDTPEINLSEIALQGASVYRVNGLIDDCGKLVAQGRETTGWFDVSTLKEPYRIEGKKTMGLELAEQLGWELPDVIFYPTGGGTGLIGMWKAFDELEAIGFIGSKRPRMVAVQAEGCAPMVRAFEDGTETATRWENAHTLAWGIRVPQAVGDFLILRAVRDSGGFAMAVSDEAITDAVASVARDDGLLLSPEGGATVVAYRQALTDGRVRRDERVVLFNCATGLKYPLPPMHASLDRTKPIDFAKLA
- the cysG gene encoding siroheme synthase CysG; this translates as MSVPARADDRRPARLNALPKLPLFVDLAGRSILVVGGSDGIAWKAELLAAAGGTVRIVAENPSPELRSVVRNDPTRLTLMRRSWREADLAGVSVAIADIEDRQDAANFAEAARRHGALVNVVDKPAFCDFQFGTIVNRAPVVVSISTDGAAPILGQAIRRRIEAVLPPSLGAWAQAAKAFRDRLRDIVPSKSGRRRFWEQFVDVAFANGSQDRNGTLDRLARELGEEGSERRGPGEVVIVGAGPGDPELLTLKAMRELQAADVIVYDRLVTPAILELARREARRVHVGKEGHGASCRQDDINALIVDLALAGERVVRLKGGDPAIFGRTGEEVAACREAGVPVRVVPGITTASAAAASLNASLTHRDHAQRVQFITAHDRHGDLPESLNLAALADPLATTVVYMGRRTASKLATRMVESGLPSDTPVVAISNVSRDDQDSVHSTIGNVARGIDLPEDGPLIIAIGASVAAPNDIQERSLNASHAQKPLSPANEQFVRAVLNH
- a CDS encoding diflavin oxidoreductase; its protein translation is MSAFALLPQTAPFGDDDRLSLDRVLSAASPIQRAWLAGFLAGIDAGQAPLPRVDAPARASEPLTILFASESGNAERLAQDVAKLARKDGFKPKIVDFADLDVADLPQHGKLVVIAATWGEGEPPGRAARAYAALMGPSAPRLEGTSFAVLALGDTAYAEFCGVGKALDARLAELGAVRAADRVDCDLDFEAPAAAWIKTTLAAFAPAQESPAQESSGNVVSVDFGPRVSVEPSRDAVIGEVIEHVNLSSSRSDKETIHLALGFDGAAPAYEPGDALELFPENDPALVDAVLAATGLQADDSLRTTLTTERDITTLAVKTLETFAAETGHAELRRLLDEGQARSWIDGRQFIDLVEAYPVTLTAQQLTALTRPLPPRAYSIASSRREVGDEAHLLIAAVRYEAHGRVRRGVASTFVADRLKAGAAARVRLKPNKHFRLPEPSTDIIMIGPGTGIAPFRAFVQERRALGAGGRSWLFFGDRRYTHDFLYQLEWQDALRDGSLARLDLAFSRDTPQKVYVQHRLWEQRRDLVDWLDNGAQVYVCGDAKAMAKDVRAALVAAFADVKALSPEAAEHAVTELERGRRYHQDVY
- a CDS encoding Lrp/AsnC family transcriptional regulator, whose translation is MDRIDRKILDLLQQDGTLSVADIGHRVGLSQTPCWKRIQRLEAQGVIQRRVALLDPEKLGLGLTVFVCVEAGDHTQESLERFATTISTMSEVVEFHRMAGDVDYLLRVVVPDVKAYDLFYKRLIGIVPLKNVSSRFSVERVKSTTALPIEITA
- a CDS encoding phosphoadenylyl-sulfate reductase → MGSGGVQADALARAMKEVGLAERLALASRAINGRLVFTTSFGLEDQAITHAIFRAGLDIHIELVTLDTGRLFPETYDLWAQTEERYGRRINAVSPDCSDLEALVARQGVNGFRHSVEARKACCDIRKVEPLGRALAGAAGWVTGLRAEQSAFRAAVPLALQDEGYRLIKLNPLADWSRQDLVRYVTDNAVPYNPLHDQGYPSIGCAPCTRAVRLGEPERAGRWWWEQEAKKECGLHLVPTQRIQEHSHDRRA